Genomic DNA from Jonesia denitrificans DSM 20603:
TCAGAAATAAACTCACGGTTTTGAAACCTCAATCAGTTCCCATTCTCCATTTTTGTAACCTACCGTGAATATCCCATCAGTTGTGACCACACCATCAGTTTTTTCTTCATCAAATTTCGTCGTTACTGTAAAAGCGCCTTTGATAGTGAAGGCGACTTCACGGTCGACATCCACCGAGAGCACTTCGTCGAGTTTCCAAATGACATTTCTATAGTTTTCTTCGGTGTTACTCATCGCTTCTATTTCAGCATTGATGTTCGCACAAAACGAGCACTGTTCGTAGCTGATGTCGTCGAGAAGCGTCGTGTCACGCGTGGCAAAACTATAGCTAAGAACATCGAAGAAGTATTCAAGGGCAGCAACCGCCCCACCTTCACCATCAGAAGACATCGCTTCCGGTTTCACTGGCGGGTCAACCTCCACAACAGTGGGGGTTCCCTCTGGCTCTGGCGTAGCCTCCGGTTCAGCACTGGTTTCTTGGTTAGTCGGTGACGTCGACTGCTCACCACCGCCTTCGTTCTCAGTGGAACAACCACCAGCAAGAAAAACGACAAACATCAACGACGCCAACGCAGCCGCGCGCCGCACACGAAAACCCCGTAAAGAGAAAGAAAGAAAATTCACGCCACCCATCACACCCCACCACACACACCCCCACCATGGGGCCACCTCCCCTGTGGGCAACCACCTTGGCGTGTTCCTGGTTTAGTGCGGTCCCACGTTGTAGGCCTGCAACGTCCACACTGCCCCTACGCCGGCGGCGCCGTCAGGTTGGTAGCGCAGTTCAACCCAATGAGCATGGTTAATATGTCCCAAAATATTGGGCTGTTCGGGGAGGTTCAATAACCGACGCGCACCAGCGGCAATGGCCGAACCATGGCTCACAAACACCAATGGCCCACCAGACGTAACCATGGTGCGGAGGTCGTCGTTTTCCCAGACGCGTGTCACGTGGCGCGTGACCGTCCCCGCCACGCGTCTCCCCACATCGATTCCTGTTTCCCACCCGGGAATGTCGGGGTCGCCACCCGCGTTCCGGATGGCCAATTCCTCGGGAAAGTCCTGTGCAAGTTGGTCTACTGTTAGCCCTTCCCATACGCCATAGCTGCGCTGGGTCATCTGCTCGTCAACGCTCCAGGGCACCCGGCAGAGATCGGTGAGAAGCTGCGCGGTTTCGCTCGCTCGTTGCAGGGGCGACGACCAGATTTCACGGGGTGTCCCGTGCCGGCCGAGCATCAACTCACCCCCAGCACGGCCCACCTCAAGTCCTGCAGGATGGGTTGGGGTGTCGCGCCGCCCTTGCAAGCGGCCGCGCTCGTTATCGGGGGTGGGTGCGTGCCGCCACAGCAGCACGGTGAGGTGGTTGGTGGAGGTCACATCTGTAGTTTACCGATGCGCGAGTAACACCGTCCGCCTCACCCATACCTTCCAGGGTGGGGACCGCACACCAGATCACAGCAGCCTATTGCCCACCCTTCTACATCGTTGTAGGTTTGGCGGACGCGGGAAACTCCGCGCCCACCCCCAGGCCCATGAGCATAAAGGAGTGCCATGATGAAAGCCACCAGGCGGGCGGCTCTCGCCGCCTGTGCAGCGGGGATACTAGCTCTCACAACGTTGATCCATCCCGCATCCGCAGTTGAAAAACCACCAGCACCAGGTTTCCGGGACGTCACCGTCCACGACCCCTCTGTTGTGACCTCTGGGTCACACATCTGGGTGTTCGGATCCCACGGCGCATCAGCCCACACCCAAGATCTCCTCAACTGGACGCAACACACAGTTGACCTGAGCCAGAACAGCAACAACACGCTGTTCACCAACCTTCGAACCGAACTCAAAGAAGCACTGGACTGGGCGGAAACTGACACCCTCTGGGCATCCGACGTCATC
This window encodes:
- a CDS encoding DUF6318 family protein — translated: MGGVNFLSFSLRGFRVRRAAALASLMFVVFLAGGCSTENEGGGEQSTSPTNQETSAEPEATPEPEGTPTVVEVDPPVKPEAMSSDGEGGAVAALEYFFDVLSYSFATRDTTLLDDISYEQCSFCANINAEIEAMSNTEENYRNVIWKLDEVLSVDVDREVAFTIKGAFTVTTKFDEEKTDGVVTTDGIFTVGYKNGEWELIEVSKP
- a CDS encoding histidine phosphatase family protein, translated to MTSTNHLTVLLWRHAPTPDNERGRLQGRRDTPTHPAGLEVGRAGGELMLGRHGTPREIWSSPLQRASETAQLLTDLCRVPWSVDEQMTQRSYGVWEGLTVDQLAQDFPEELAIRNAGGDPDIPGWETGIDVGRRVAGTVTRHVTRVWENDDLRTMVTSGGPLVFVSHGSAIAAGARRLLNLPEQPNILGHINHAHWVELRYQPDGAAGVGAVWTLQAYNVGPH